In Methylobacterium aquaticum, the following are encoded in one genomic region:
- a CDS encoding F0F1 ATP synthase subunit C, translating to MDPVAAKYIGAGLACLGMAGAAMGLGNLFGQFFAGALRNPSAADSQRANLLLGFALTEALGIFSLLVALLLLFAV from the coding sequence ATGGATCCCGTTGCTGCGAAGTACATCGGCGCCGGCCTCGCCTGCCTCGGCATGGCGGGCGCCGCCATGGGCCTCGGCAACCTGTTCGGCCAGTTCTTCGCCGGCGCCCTGCGCAACCCCTCCGCGGCCGACAGCCAGCGCGCCAACCTGCTCCTCGGCTTCGCGCTGACCGAGGCGCTCGGCATCTTCTCGCTGCTCGTCGCGCTGCTGCTGCTGTTCGCCGTCTAA
- a CDS encoding F0F1 ATP synthase subunit B', with the protein MAQPHAPAPLKEGLIHEPASEHGGGFPPFESSTFVAQTLWLALAFGLLYYLMSKIALPQIAGILHDRQARLSGDLDQAARAKAEADGARDTYERALKDAQDKAKGIAQTTREQLASEAETRRKSLEADLATKLAEAETQIRTRTATAMGSVREVAADAATAIVERLTGQAPDRSAVEAAYDRTAQTVH; encoded by the coding sequence ATGGCGCAGCCACACGCACCCGCCCCCCTCAAGGAGGGGCTGATTCACGAGCCGGCCTCCGAGCATGGCGGCGGCTTCCCGCCGTTCGAGAGCAGCACCTTCGTCGCGCAGACCCTCTGGCTCGCGCTCGCCTTCGGCCTGCTCTACTACCTGATGTCGAAGATCGCGCTGCCGCAGATCGCCGGCATCCTGCACGACCGGCAGGCCCGCCTCTCCGGCGACCTCGACCAGGCCGCCCGCGCCAAGGCCGAGGCCGACGGCGCCCGCGACACCTACGAGCGTGCGCTCAAGGACGCCCAGGACAAGGCCAAGGGTATCGCCCAGACCACCCGCGAGCAGCTCGCCTCCGAGGCCGAGACCCGCCGCAAGTCCCTCGAGGCCGACCTGGCGACCAAGCTGGCCGAGGCCGAGACCCAGATCCGCACCCGCACCGCGACCGCGATGGGCAGCGTGCGCGAGGTGGCGGCCGACGCCGCGACCGCGATCGTCGAGCGCCTGACCGGCCAGGCGCCGGACCGGAGCGCCGTCGAGGCGGCCTACGACCGCACCGCCCAGACCGTGCACTGA
- a CDS encoding ATP F0F1 synthase subunit B (Produces ATP from ADP in the presence of a proton gradient across the membrane. Subunit B is part of the membrane proton channel.), which translates to MFDAEFWVAVAFVVFCGIAWKMGLFDQIIGGLDKRGERVRKELEEARRLREEAEVVLADYKRRRSDAEREAAEIVANARAEAEAAAAEGHARLNEFVARRTKAAETKIAQAEAQAAADVRAAAAEAAVRVSETILREKVSGEAAQDLVRRSLGEVRTRLRA; encoded by the coding sequence CTGTTCGATGCGGAATTCTGGGTCGCGGTCGCCTTCGTGGTGTTCTGCGGCATCGCCTGGAAGATGGGTCTGTTCGACCAGATCATCGGCGGGCTCGACAAGCGCGGCGAGCGCGTGCGCAAGGAGCTCGAGGAGGCCCGGCGCCTGCGCGAGGAGGCCGAGGTCGTCCTGGCGGATTACAAGCGCCGCCGCTCCGACGCCGAGCGCGAGGCCGCCGAGATCGTCGCCAACGCCCGCGCCGAGGCCGAGGCCGCCGCGGCCGAGGGCCATGCCCGCCTGAACGAGTTCGTCGCCCGCCGCACCAAGGCGGCGGAGACCAAGATCGCCCAGGCCGAGGCCCAGGCCGCCGCCGACGTGCGGGCCGCCGCCGCGGAAGCCGCCGTGCGGGTCTCCGAGACCATCCTGCGCGAGAAGGTCAGCGGCGAGGCCGCGCAAGACCTGGTTCGCCGCAGCCTCGGCGAGGTCAGGACCCGCCTGCGGGCCTGA
- a CDS encoding DUF6894 family protein, with product MTVYYFHFQSGHRLIMDPDGVELQSTADALEVAAKLAAGLLDDREMSCDWARSAFRVEDQHQRRVFRLPLTTVRDRDNRSRAFVN from the coding sequence ATGACCGTCTACTACTTCCACTTCCAGTCCGGCCACCGCCTGATCATGGACCCCGACGGCGTCGAGCTGCAGAGCACGGCCGACGCGCTGGAAGTGGCGGCCAAGCTGGCGGCCGGCCTGCTCGACGACCGCGAGATGTCCTGCGATTGGGCGCGCAGCGCCTTCCGGGTCGAGGACCAGCACCAGCGCCGCGTCTTCCGCCTGCCGTTGACGACCGTGCGGGACCGGGACAACCGGAGTCGGGCGTTCGTGAATTAG
- a CDS encoding IS110 family transposase encodes MTEVTRIGLDTSKGSFQLHGVDASEAVVLKQKLTRTKMQEFFEKQPACLVVLEACAASHDWARTLGAMGHTVRLIAPQLVKPYVLRSKNDARDAAALCEAASRPQMRYVPVKTPEQQAAQMLAGLREQRLKRRTQISNSLRGYAAEFGLTVPQGLAHLADLAERFAKEPAVPDLARTLFADLWEEYQDADERVQEADRQLKLWQRENTTYQRLSEVPGLGPVASALLVMKTPDPAAFDSGRDFAAWLGLTPKDHSTAGRQRLGGITRAGDEQLRSVLVAGAMAVLRHHKPGSGGLKGWLTGLLARKPMKVVAVALANKLARIAWRLLVSGGSYDPAWAGAAVGGAAPAQA; translated from the coding sequence ATGACCGAGGTTACCCGCATTGGGCTGGATACGTCCAAGGGAAGTTTTCAGCTGCACGGCGTCGATGCGTCCGAGGCTGTGGTCCTGAAGCAGAAGCTGACCCGGACCAAGATGCAGGAGTTCTTCGAGAAGCAGCCGGCCTGCCTGGTGGTGCTGGAGGCCTGTGCGGCGTCGCACGACTGGGCCCGCACGCTGGGGGCGATGGGCCACACGGTCCGGCTGATCGCTCCGCAATTGGTCAAGCCCTACGTGCTGCGCTCCAAGAACGACGCCCGGGATGCGGCAGCCCTGTGCGAGGCAGCCAGCCGGCCGCAGATGCGTTACGTGCCGGTCAAGACGCCCGAGCAGCAGGCCGCGCAGATGCTGGCGGGCCTGCGCGAGCAGCGGCTGAAGCGGCGCACCCAGATCAGCAACAGCCTGCGCGGCTACGCGGCCGAGTTCGGGCTCACGGTCCCGCAGGGTCTGGCCCATCTCGCGGACCTGGCGGAGCGCTTCGCGAAGGAGCCGGCAGTGCCGGACCTGGCCCGCACGCTGTTTGCGGATCTATGGGAGGAGTACCAGGATGCTGACGAGCGGGTGCAAGAGGCTGACCGCCAGCTCAAGCTCTGGCAGCGGGAGAACACGACCTACCAGCGGCTGAGCGAGGTGCCGGGGCTGGGTCCGGTCGCCTCGGCGTTGCTGGTGATGAAGACGCCCGATCCCGCGGCGTTCGACAGCGGCCGGGACTTCGCGGCGTGGCTGGGCCTGACGCCCAAGGACCACTCGACGGCGGGCCGCCAGCGGCTAGGCGGGATCACGCGAGCGGGTGACGAGCAGTTGCGCAGCGTGCTGGTGGCTGGCGCGATGGCGGTGTTGCGTCACCACAAGCCGGGCAGCGGCGGGCTGAAAGGCTGGCTGACGGGGCTTCTGGCACGCAAGCCGATGAAGGTGGTGGCGGTGGCGCTGGCCAACAAGCTGGCGCGGATTGCCTGGCGTCTTCTGGTGAGCGGGGGCTCGTACGACCCGGCCTGGGCCGGCGCTGCTGTGGGCGGGGCTGCGCCGGCCCAGGCCTGA